From the Pseudomonas putida genome, one window contains:
- a CDS encoding glutathione S-transferase family protein translates to MLRILGRASSINVRKVLWACAEFNIPFTREDWGNGFQPTDAPEFLTLNPNAMVPVIQDGDFTLWESNSIIRYLANRYGDAACYPSEAQARARIDQWIDWQASDLNRAWSYPFMSLVRLSSAHQDAEALAAGCAEWARYMGILDRQLVATGAFVAGEHFTLADIPIGLSVQRWFATPIDHPQLPAVSAYYERLSLRPGYLAHGRNGLP, encoded by the coding sequence ATGTTACGGATACTGGGCAGGGCCTCTTCGATCAACGTACGCAAGGTGCTGTGGGCCTGCGCCGAATTCAACATCCCTTTCACGCGCGAGGACTGGGGCAACGGTTTTCAGCCCACCGACGCGCCCGAGTTCCTCACGCTCAATCCCAACGCCATGGTCCCGGTGATCCAGGACGGCGACTTCACCCTGTGGGAATCCAACAGCATCATTCGCTACCTGGCGAACCGCTATGGCGATGCGGCCTGCTACCCGAGTGAAGCGCAGGCGCGGGCGCGCATCGACCAGTGGATCGACTGGCAGGCCTCGGATCTCAACCGGGCGTGGAGTTACCCGTTCATGTCACTGGTGCGCCTCTCGTCCGCACATCAGGATGCTGAGGCGTTGGCCGCCGGTTGCGCAGAGTGGGCGCGCTACATGGGCATCCTCGATCGGCAACTGGTTGCGACCGGCGCGTTCGTCGCCGGGGAGCACTTCACGCTGGCCGACATTCCCATCGGCCTGTCGGTGCAGCGCTGGTTCGCCACACCGATAGACCATCCCCAACTGCCGGCCGTGAGTGCCTATTACGAACGCCTGAGCCTGCGCCCGGGGTATCTTGCCCACGGGCGCAACGGCCTGCCCTGA
- a CDS encoding amidohydrolase, with the protein MTTAADLIIHNARLYTVDPHQPWASAVAVQGERILCVGDHASVMAHAGPATRLLDAAGKLVLPGFVESHWHFSSTAFAFQALVNHEDPHEVLALLKRYVAANPGEKAITGMGWIQPLMPADMLRREVLDDICPDKPVCLLSTDYHTMWVNTYALKAAGIDRDTPAVEEGASWFEKDPVTGEPTGVIIDCAAYSLLMQRLSEAGYLPTGIDLYLRSIPFWQEKLVAAGITTVFDAGFLDPAGDQTLLYETLQQLEREERLKLRVVGSYINMGTEDDPVSILQGMRSRYDSPLVKAQTLKLMLDGTELNHTAFLLEPYCDKPHCGSTTMPEAVFENHVRQADAAGIDVMVHAVGDAAVRMALDVFERTFASNPPRDRRHVITHAFLTHPDDIPRFRRIGVMANTQLQWGVVDAYAEAIQQSYGFKRWASMYKFRTFIDQGVTVSIGMDGLVCQCRCQHKPVEHIESGHTRQLSGEPNAPVMPDADERLSIPQLIAAYTLNGAYQLGLEKEIGSITAGKRADIIILEQDLFELDRYEIGKTDVALTVMNGRITHDAGTLPHG; encoded by the coding sequence ATGACCACCGCCGCCGATCTCATCATCCACAACGCCCGCCTCTACACCGTCGACCCGCACCAGCCATGGGCCAGCGCCGTTGCCGTGCAGGGCGAGCGCATCCTCTGCGTTGGCGACCACGCCAGCGTCATGGCCCATGCCGGCCCCGCCACGCGCCTGCTGGACGCTGCCGGCAAGCTGGTGCTGCCGGGTTTCGTCGAATCGCACTGGCATTTCTCCAGCACCGCCTTCGCCTTCCAGGCACTGGTCAACCATGAAGACCCGCACGAGGTGCTGGCGCTGCTCAAGCGCTACGTGGCAGCCAACCCAGGCGAAAAAGCCATCACCGGCATGGGCTGGATCCAGCCACTGATGCCGGCCGACATGCTGCGCCGCGAAGTGCTCGATGACATCTGCCCGGACAAGCCGGTGTGCCTGCTGTCCACTGACTACCACACCATGTGGGTCAACACCTACGCGCTCAAGGCTGCCGGCATCGACCGCGACACCCCGGCCGTGGAAGAAGGCGCCAGCTGGTTCGAAAAGGACCCGGTCACCGGCGAGCCCACCGGCGTGATCATCGACTGCGCGGCCTACTCGCTGCTGATGCAGCGCCTGAGCGAAGCGGGCTACCTGCCGACTGGCATCGACCTGTACCTGCGCTCGATCCCGTTCTGGCAAGAGAAGCTGGTCGCTGCCGGCATCACCACGGTGTTCGACGCCGGTTTCCTCGACCCGGCCGGCGACCAGACCTTGCTGTACGAAACCCTGCAGCAGCTGGAGCGCGAAGAGCGCCTGAAACTGCGCGTGGTCGGCAGCTACATCAACATGGGTACCGAGGATGACCCGGTGAGCATCCTGCAAGGCATGCGCAGCCGCTATGATTCGCCGCTGGTGAAGGCGCAGACCCTCAAGCTGATGCTCGACGGCACCGAGCTCAACCATACCGCGTTCCTGCTCGAACCCTACTGCGACAAGCCGCATTGTGGCTCGACGACCATGCCGGAAGCGGTGTTCGAAAACCACGTACGCCAGGCCGATGCCGCCGGTATCGATGTGATGGTGCATGCCGTGGGCGATGCCGCCGTGCGCATGGCGCTGGACGTGTTCGAGCGGACCTTCGCCAGCAACCCGCCACGCGACCGCCGCCATGTGATCACCCATGCCTTCCTTACCCACCCCGACGACATCCCGCGCTTCCGACGCATCGGCGTCATGGCCAACACCCAGCTGCAATGGGGGGTGGTCGATGCCTACGCCGAGGCGATCCAGCAGTCGTATGGCTTCAAGCGCTGGGCTTCGATGTACAAGTTCCGCACCTTCATCGACCAGGGCGTGACCGTGTCGATCGGCATGGACGGCCTGGTCTGCCAGTGCCGCTGCCAGCACAAACCGGTGGAACACATCGAGTCGGGCCACACCCGCCAGCTCAGCGGCGAGCCCAATGCGCCGGTCATGCCCGATGCCGACGAACGCCTGAGCATCCCGCAACTGATTGCCGCCTACACCCTCAACGGTGCCTACCAGCTGGGGCTGGAAAAGGAAATTGGCTCGATCACTGCCGGCAAGCGCGCCGACATCATCATCCTTGAACAGGACCTGTTCGAGCTTGATCGCTATGAGATCGGCAAGACCGATGTGGCGCTGACCGTGATGAACGGGCGCATCACCCACGACGCCGGCACCCTCCCCCACGGCTGA
- a CDS encoding TetR/AcrR family transcriptional regulator encodes MSGLREQQKALRRETISRTALGLFERQGFQTTTMEQIARLAAVSVPTVFAYFGSKQEILLEKLREADHRAVAEARRRLAEFDQALDALCFYESHLTDYAFEVLPAPLWREILPPLLPLLGSKQCDVPHAYKRVNDALVEELKHLLQDLCDSGKLRADLDVGYAAFLINDYGHLQLLRLCSCEPLDLMAHREDVRRFMGFLLAGMQG; translated from the coding sequence GTGAGCGGATTGCGCGAGCAGCAGAAGGCGCTGCGCCGGGAGACGATCAGCCGTACGGCACTGGGCCTGTTCGAGCGCCAGGGCTTCCAGACCACCACCATGGAGCAGATCGCCCGCCTGGCAGCGGTGTCGGTGCCCACGGTGTTCGCCTATTTCGGCAGCAAGCAGGAGATTCTGCTGGAGAAACTGCGCGAGGCCGACCACCGCGCGGTGGCGGAGGCGCGCAGGCGCCTCGCGGAGTTCGACCAGGCGCTGGATGCGTTGTGCTTTTACGAATCGCACCTGACCGATTACGCTTTCGAGGTGCTGCCGGCGCCGCTGTGGCGCGAGATCCTGCCGCCGTTGCTGCCGCTGCTGGGTAGCAAGCAGTGTGATGTGCCCCATGCCTACAAGCGAGTCAACGACGCGCTGGTCGAGGAACTCAAGCACCTGCTTCAGGACTTGTGCGACAGCGGCAAGCTGCGCGCCGACCTCGACGTGGGCTACGCGGCGTTTCTGATCAACGACTACGGGCACTTGCAGTTGCTGCGTTTATGCAGTTGCGAGCCGCTGGACCTGATGGCGCACCGCGAGGATGTACGCCGCTTCATGGGCTTCCTGCTGGCCGGTATGCAAGGTTAA
- a CDS encoding MFS transporter gives MHNNKNDLLLRAALIYIAATALIIIGVQPIFIGLVAERLNLDLSQQGWVLSSEMTGTLLGSLLLPLLGRRFGGRGLYLAGAFAALALNVLSATLDSLAALVLCRLACGVATGLLYAGAISGLGRLPGQDRSYGLSLLIQTAVFALYATCMPQLAEVLGNRGAVASIGFWFVLIALVALAIPRRLHREAPVPVTQSGVGCATLGRYALLGMLCLQLAIYCIWGFVDQLARERGVSPVDVGWAFGLGILGGLPGGALPSVLGARVRRGPMIAVGSLLVLLSIVLLAHHAQDAEQLCVALFLMNFGWVLALTYYMGAIATNDPRGTLTPWVSILQVAAAALAPAFVALQQQSAGHETIFVSAGVAVVLGFVLKCIAGVVPRRANPFLQ, from the coding sequence ATGCACAACAATAAGAACGACCTGCTATTGCGTGCCGCCCTGATCTACATCGCCGCCACGGCGCTGATCATCATTGGCGTGCAACCGATCTTCATCGGCCTTGTGGCCGAACGGCTGAACCTGGACCTGAGCCAGCAAGGCTGGGTCCTGTCCAGCGAAATGACTGGCACCTTGCTCGGCAGCCTGCTGCTGCCACTGCTGGGCCGGCGCTTTGGTGGGCGCGGCCTGTACCTGGCGGGCGCGTTCGCCGCGCTGGCGCTCAATGTGCTCAGTGCCACGCTGGACTCACTGGCAGCGCTGGTGCTGTGCCGCCTCGCCTGCGGCGTCGCCACCGGTTTGCTGTATGCCGGCGCGATCAGCGGGCTGGGGCGCTTGCCGGGGCAGGATCGCTCGTACGGTTTGTCGCTGCTGATCCAGACCGCCGTGTTCGCGCTGTACGCCACCTGCATGCCGCAGTTGGCCGAGGTATTGGGCAACCGTGGCGCCGTGGCAAGCATCGGCTTCTGGTTCGTGCTCATCGCCCTGGTCGCGCTGGCCATTCCCCGGCGCCTGCACCGCGAGGCGCCGGTACCCGTGACCCAGAGCGGCGTCGGTTGTGCCACCCTGGGGCGTTATGCCCTGCTGGGGATGCTGTGCCTGCAACTGGCGATCTACTGCATCTGGGGCTTTGTCGACCAACTGGCTCGCGAGCGCGGGGTCAGCCCGGTGGACGTGGGCTGGGCGTTCGGCTTGGGCATTCTAGGCGGCCTGCCCGGCGGGGCCTTGCCCAGCGTATTGGGCGCACGTGTGAGACGTGGGCCGATGATCGCCGTCGGCTCGCTGTTGGTGCTGCTGTCGATCGTGTTGCTGGCTCATCACGCACAGGATGCCGAGCAGCTATGCGTGGCGCTGTTCCTGATGAACTTTGGCTGGGTACTGGCGCTGACCTACTACATGGGCGCAATCGCTACCAACGACCCGCGCGGCACCTTGACGCCCTGGGTGAGCATCCTGCAGGTCGCGGCGGCGGCGCTGGCACCGGCGTTCGTGGCCTTGCAGCAGCAGAGCGCCGGGCACGAAACGATCTTTGTCAGCGCCGGGGTGGCGGTGGTGCTGGGGTTTGTGCTCAAGTGTATTGCCGGAGTAGTGCCACGCCGTGCCAACCCCTTTCTACAATGA
- a CDS encoding LysR family transcriptional regulator yields MDYHGRSGEMEVFARVVDEGSLSAAARVLGLTPSAVSRIIARAEQRLGTRLLLRTTRAITLTTEGEAYLRGARRILADLLEVEEAITDQGVPRGRLRVSAALGHGRLTVVPLLTAFSARYPQIVVDLTLSDEIADIHGGQADVALRFGPLPDSSLSARCIGHTGQVVVASPEYLARCGTPQVPEDLAQHNCLRFNFRRAAPDWPFRRAGEAFSLKVAGNIECSSGEALAQLARLGAGIARIGTFTVVDELKNGQLLALLEEYNPGDREPLHAVFVGGPAMPARVRVFVDFLVEHHQDWPLNPP; encoded by the coding sequence ATGGACTACCACGGGCGATCCGGGGAGATGGAGGTGTTTGCCAGGGTGGTGGATGAAGGCAGCTTGTCCGCTGCAGCGCGGGTGCTGGGCCTGACGCCGTCAGCGGTGAGCCGCATCATCGCCCGCGCCGAGCAACGCCTGGGCACGCGCCTGCTGCTGCGCACCACCCGGGCGATCACCCTCACCACCGAGGGCGAGGCGTACCTGCGCGGAGCGCGGCGCATCCTGGCGGACCTGCTCGAAGTCGAAGAGGCGATCACTGATCAGGGCGTGCCGCGCGGGCGGTTGCGGGTCAGCGCGGCGCTGGGGCATGGGCGACTGACGGTGGTGCCGTTGCTGACCGCGTTCAGCGCCCGTTACCCGCAGATTGTGGTCGACCTGACGCTGAGTGACGAAATCGCCGATATCCATGGCGGCCAGGCCGATGTGGCGCTGCGCTTTGGGCCACTGCCGGACAGCTCGCTGAGCGCGCGCTGCATCGGCCATACCGGCCAGGTGGTGGTAGCTTCGCCTGAATACCTGGCGCGCTGCGGTACGCCACAGGTGCCGGAGGACCTGGCGCAGCACAACTGCCTGCGCTTCAACTTCCGGCGGGCAGCGCCGGATTGGCCGTTTCGCCGGGCGGGGGAAGCGTTTTCACTGAAGGTGGCGGGGAACATCGAGTGCAGCAGTGGCGAGGCGCTGGCGCAACTGGCCAGGCTGGGAGCGGGCATTGCACGGATCGGGACCTTCACCGTAGTCGATGAACTGAAAAACGGTCAATTGCTGGCGCTGCTGGAGGAGTACAACCCGGGCGACCGCGAGCCACTGCATGCGGTGTTCGTGGGCGGGCCGGCGATGCCGGCGCGGGTGCGGGTGTTTGTGGATTTTCTGGTGGAGCATCACCAGGACTGGCCGCTTAACCCGCCCTGA
- a CDS encoding RHS repeat-associated core domain-containing protein: protein MHKAATAVLHANTPSVAVRSSADSPLLALRLLRHPDVPQARLLRTRTEADLLTRKTRVFGARPLRATPTAPLLPDATTVSGLDGQALERHTADGDTALALNDSAGRLLWAQNAQGTRNWSLYEAAAEGGRPLATFEQPAGGMPRQRERMLHAQTTSAERDRNLVGSIIKQFDNAGYLHTRSRSLTDQVMETQRRLLQVEAQLPDWAGGSESELEPSSLRMTACHDATGAVLASTNPAHVTLLTAYDISGAISETRLQQGNAQAVAFNAVQRRADGAPLSQAAGNGVIDTFTYSPTTQRLARHKTSRPAGHPLGALVICDLHYHYDPVGNLQALDDRSVDPQWHHNQQVSGVREYAYDTLYRLVHATGREYAVVGAFRTAAFSAGDRRGGRLWSRYREQYSYDDGDNLTTLSHNGGAGARSRKLVVTSQSNRALPDGLGLLPETGFLAGGLQKLLAAGRPLAWQADNQLREVCLVDRSDGEADDREHYHYADGSTRTRKITTLSTAGAWQKIITTYLQGLELRQRLLANQPLPHKDVVISETAGLRWVHDRLGDEIHLRYSFSDHLGSVGGETDRSGKLVTREEYAPFGETTGLDETASEADALIHRTWRYSGKERDATGLYYYGWRYYQPGLARWLSADPGGTVDGLNLYRMVRNNPVRNRDDRGLVGEDASTEPDFWAFLDPNEHWMRYVLAINLIYGSHALINTAIPILDSLIHAGRAADRWHDVPRRVVADLRRQARTRLGAVGMMSIAARIAALTLTTISAVRRYHSEDPVAGLRLVTAASLMQIGTTYLPAFSESYGFYIHVESRRTRRPSEDTPDLNVPDPEDPEITEMRPASVGSASGGFELQQFSGSTSPLPGSFGVSLPDPHLDSAHSSLSGTAIRRHCVGQDRSRSPYRRSGHRQKRYLSL from the coding sequence ATGCACAAGGCTGCAACCGCCGTCCTTCATGCGAACACGCCCAGTGTGGCTGTCCGGTCGAGCGCCGACAGCCCGCTGCTGGCCCTGCGCCTGTTGCGCCACCCCGATGTCCCGCAGGCTCGGTTGTTGCGCACACGTACCGAGGCAGACCTGCTCACACGTAAAACCAGGGTCTTCGGGGCCCGCCCACTCAGAGCGACCCCGACAGCGCCGCTGCTGCCCGACGCCACCACGGTCAGCGGCCTCGACGGACAGGCGCTCGAACGACACACGGCTGACGGCGATACCGCCCTGGCACTCAACGACAGCGCCGGGCGCTTGCTGTGGGCACAGAATGCCCAAGGCACACGCAACTGGTCCCTGTATGAAGCCGCCGCTGAAGGTGGTCGCCCGCTCGCAACGTTCGAACAACCGGCGGGTGGCATGCCACGTCAGCGCGAACGCATGCTGCATGCACAAACGACTTCGGCCGAACGCGACCGCAACCTGGTGGGTAGCATCATCAAACAGTTCGACAATGCCGGGTACCTTCACACCCGCTCGCGATCGTTGACCGATCAGGTAATGGAAACCCAGCGGCGCTTGTTACAGGTAGAGGCACAACTGCCGGATTGGGCGGGCGGCAGCGAAAGCGAACTGGAACCTTCATCCCTGCGCATGACCGCTTGCCACGATGCCACCGGCGCAGTGCTGGCTAGCACCAATCCCGCGCACGTCACCCTGCTGACTGCCTATGACATCAGCGGTGCGATAAGCGAAACCCGGCTGCAGCAAGGCAATGCTCAAGCCGTGGCATTCAACGCCGTGCAGCGCCGGGCCGACGGTGCGCCACTGTCGCAGGCCGCTGGCAACGGCGTAATCGACACCTTTACCTACTCACCCACCACGCAGCGCCTTGCCCGTCACAAGACTTCACGCCCAGCCGGGCACCCACTGGGCGCACTGGTGATCTGCGACCTGCATTACCACTACGACCCGGTCGGCAACCTGCAGGCCCTCGATGATCGAAGCGTCGACCCGCAATGGCACCACAACCAGCAGGTCAGCGGCGTGCGGGAATATGCCTATGACACCCTGTACCGTCTGGTGCATGCCACTGGCCGCGAGTACGCTGTGGTTGGCGCTTTCCGGACGGCGGCCTTCAGTGCTGGGGACCGCCGGGGTGGCAGGCTCTGGAGCCGATACCGCGAGCAGTACAGCTACGACGACGGCGACAACCTGACCACCCTTAGCCACAACGGTGGCGCCGGTGCGCGAAGCCGCAAGCTTGTCGTTACCAGCCAGAGCAACCGGGCCTTGCCGGACGGCCTTGGTTTACTTCCGGAAACCGGCTTCCTCGCCGGTGGCCTGCAGAAACTGCTGGCTGCTGGCAGGCCATTGGCGTGGCAGGCAGACAATCAACTGCGTGAGGTATGCCTGGTTGACCGCTCAGATGGCGAGGCTGACGACAGGGAGCATTACCACTACGCCGACGGCAGCACGCGTACGCGCAAGATCACCACGCTAAGCACAGCAGGAGCCTGGCAGAAGATCATCACGACCTATCTGCAAGGCTTGGAACTTCGCCAACGGCTACTCGCCAACCAGCCGCTGCCGCACAAGGACGTTGTGATCAGTGAAACCGCTGGCCTGCGTTGGGTACATGATCGGCTGGGCGATGAAATCCATTTGCGTTATTCGTTCAGCGACCACCTTGGCAGCGTTGGTGGGGAAACCGATCGTTCCGGGAAATTGGTCACGCGTGAAGAATATGCGCCGTTCGGGGAGACCACGGGGCTGGATGAGACCGCTTCGGAGGCAGATGCCCTGATTCATAGAACATGGCGCTATTCAGGCAAGGAGCGTGATGCGACCGGGCTCTACTACTACGGCTGGCGTTACTATCAACCTGGGCTGGCCCGATGGCTGAGTGCAGATCCAGGCGGGACCGTTGACGGACTCAACCTGTATCGGATGGTGAGAAACAATCCTGTCCGCAATCGCGACGATAGGGGGCTGGTGGGTGAGGACGCATCCACTGAACCCGACTTCTGGGCCTTTCTTGATCCAAACGAGCATTGGATGCGGTACGTATTGGCCATAAATCTGATCTATGGTTCACATGCTTTGATCAACACTGCCATCCCTATCCTCGACTCGCTCATACACGCGGGCCGGGCAGCTGACCGTTGGCACGATGTACCCAGGCGCGTCGTTGCCGACTTAAGGCGCCAGGCCAGAACACGTCTGGGTGCAGTAGGTATGATGTCCATCGCGGCCAGGATCGCTGCCTTGACCCTGACAACCATCAGTGCGGTCCGCAGGTACCACTCAGAAGACCCGGTCGCGGGGCTGCGGCTTGTAACGGCTGCCTCACTCATGCAGATCGGTACGACCTACCTCCCCGCGTTCAGTGAAAGCTATGGATTTTACATTCACGTTGAATCCCGCCGAACCCGCCGACCGAGCGAAGATACGCCTGACCTGAATGTTCCAGATCCCGAGGATCCCGAGATTACCGAAATGCGGCCTGCCAGTGTTGGCTCAGCATCTGGAGGCTTCGAACTTCAGCAGTTTTCAGGCTCTACGTCACCTTTACCCGGATCGTTCGGTGTTTCCCTGCCCGACCCGCACCTTGACTCCGCTCATTCTTCATTAAGCGGGACTGCCATTAGAAGGCATTGTGTAGGTCAGGATCGTTCAAGGAGCCCTTATCGACGAAGTGGCCACCGTCAAAAGCGATATCTCTCTCTGTAG
- a CDS encoding D-2-hydroxyacid dehydrogenase family protein, with the protein MRIAIPDDYQDVIRSLDCFKRLAGHEVSVFHDKQPASLEELAARFADADALVLTRERTRIDAALLDRLPNLKLISQTGKVAGHLDLEACTARGIVVTEGRGSPVAPAELAWTLILNARRQLVPAIEAFKLGQWQVNLGQALAGQVLGIWGYGKIGQRLARYAQAFDMPVLVWGSEGSRAAAEADGHQAATSREAFFAEADIVSLNLRLSETTRHGVTFNDLSRMKPDALLVNVSRAELIAPGALLQALGAGRPGFAAVDVFEQEPILEPNHPLLTHPRVLSTPHLGYVEKNGYELYFGDAFDNVVAFAQGIAKNVANPKALAVRR; encoded by the coding sequence ATGCGCATTGCCATTCCCGATGACTACCAGGACGTAATCCGCTCACTCGACTGCTTCAAACGCCTGGCCGGGCATGAAGTGAGCGTGTTCCACGACAAGCAGCCCGCCTCGCTGGAGGAACTGGCCGCCCGTTTCGCCGACGCCGACGCCCTGGTCCTCACCCGCGAACGCACGCGCATCGATGCTGCCCTGCTCGACCGGCTGCCGAACCTCAAGCTGATCAGCCAGACCGGCAAGGTCGCTGGCCATCTCGATCTGGAAGCCTGCACGGCTCGCGGCATCGTCGTGACCGAAGGCCGCGGTTCGCCAGTGGCACCGGCGGAGCTTGCCTGGACGCTGATTCTCAATGCCCGGCGCCAGCTGGTACCGGCGATCGAAGCGTTCAAGCTGGGCCAGTGGCAGGTCAACCTGGGCCAGGCATTGGCCGGCCAGGTACTAGGGATCTGGGGCTACGGCAAGATCGGCCAGCGCCTGGCGCGCTATGCCCAGGCGTTCGACATGCCAGTGCTAGTGTGGGGCAGCGAAGGCAGCCGGGCGGCGGCCGAAGCGGATGGGCACCAGGCGGCGACATCACGCGAGGCATTCTTTGCCGAGGCGGATATCGTCAGCCTGAACCTGCGGCTGTCAGAGACAACGCGCCACGGGGTGACCTTCAACGACCTGTCGCGGATGAAACCTGATGCCCTGCTGGTAAATGTCAGCCGAGCCGAGCTGATTGCACCCGGGGCCCTGCTGCAGGCGCTCGGCGCCGGCAGGCCGGGCTTCGCCGCAGTGGATGTTTTCGAACAGGAGCCGATACTCGAGCCGAACCACCCCCTGCTCACGCACCCAAGGGTGCTGAGCACGCCGCACCTGGGCTATGTGGAAAAGAACGGCTACGAGCTGTACTTCGGCGATGCCTTCGACAACGTGGTGGCGTTTGCCCAAGGCATCGCGAAGAACGTTGCCAACCCTAAGGCGCTTGCAGTACGGCGCTGA
- a CDS encoding acetyltransferase, producing MIIRQALAADHPRLLDIWLRAVRATHQFLQASDIEALLPQLRDVYLHAVELWVAVDPEDTPLGFIGLNENHVEMLFIDPDLRGQGIGRELLDFCRRSRDTLSVDVNEQNPQAVGFYLHYGFVQTGRSPLDGEGRPFPLLHMALPDKA from the coding sequence ATGATCATTCGCCAAGCGCTCGCTGCCGATCACCCTCGGCTGCTCGACATCTGGCTGCGCGCCGTGCGCGCAACGCATCAGTTCCTGCAGGCGTCCGACATCGAGGCACTGCTGCCACAACTGCGCGATGTCTACCTGCATGCCGTCGAGCTATGGGTGGCTGTTGACCCTGAAGACACGCCGCTGGGCTTTATCGGGCTCAACGAGAACCACGTGGAAATGCTGTTCATCGACCCTGACCTGCGTGGTCAGGGTATCGGCCGCGAACTGTTGGATTTCTGCCGCCGCTCACGCGATACCCTCAGTGTCGATGTGAACGAGCAGAATCCGCAGGCAGTGGGTTTTTACCTGCACTACGGCTTCGTGCAGACCGGGCGTTCGCCGCTGGACGGCGAAGGCCGGCCGTTCCCTTTGTTGCATATGGCTTTGCCTGACAAGGCGTAA
- a CDS encoding MFS transporter — protein MRINPPLVALAIGAFGIGVTEFAPMGMLPSIAADLGVSIPAAGLLVSAYAVGVLLGAPLMTLATGKIPRRYLLIGLMAIFTLGNLMSAMATDYQSLMVARIVTSLNHGAFFGVGSVVAASVVPPEKRAGAVAAMFMGLTLATIGGVPLATWFGELLGWRTAFWGIAGLGLVAMVSLWFALPNLPLPKSGGAMAEIRVLGRGPVLSALALTVVGSSAMFTVFTYIAPILHAEAQASTTFITAMLVLFGIGLTLGNMWGGKAADRSIERTLMVSLAVLIAVLLVFPATLGWSLPTAVAILVWGIASFALVPPLQMRVMEAAKDAPNLASAVNIGAFNLGNAIGAALGGAVINAGLGYPAVSYAGAGMAVLGLVLTLAWRARPVVPVQQATV, from the coding sequence ATGCGTATCAATCCCCCTCTCGTGGCACTCGCCATCGGTGCCTTCGGCATCGGTGTCACCGAGTTCGCCCCCATGGGCATGCTGCCCAGCATCGCCGCCGACCTCGGCGTGTCGATTCCTGCCGCCGGGCTGCTGGTCAGCGCCTACGCGGTCGGCGTGCTGCTCGGCGCACCACTGATGACCCTGGCCACCGGCAAGATCCCACGGCGCTATCTGCTCATCGGGCTGATGGCGATCTTCACCCTGGGCAACCTGATGTCGGCGATGGCCACCGATTATCAAAGCCTGATGGTCGCGCGCATCGTCACTTCGCTTAACCATGGTGCGTTCTTTGGTGTCGGCTCGGTGGTCGCGGCCAGCGTGGTTCCACCCGAGAAGCGGGCAGGCGCGGTGGCTGCCATGTTCATGGGCCTGACCCTGGCGACCATCGGCGGTGTGCCGCTGGCTACCTGGTTCGGTGAGCTGCTGGGCTGGCGCACGGCATTCTGGGGTATTGCCGGCCTGGGCCTGGTGGCGATGGTCTCGCTATGGTTCGCACTGCCCAACCTGCCGCTGCCGAAAAGTGGCGGTGCGATGGCCGAAATCCGCGTCCTCGGCCGGGGGCCGGTATTGTCGGCTCTGGCGCTGACCGTGGTCGGCTCCAGTGCGATGTTCACTGTCTTCACCTACATCGCGCCGATCCTGCACGCCGAGGCACAGGCTTCGACGACCTTCATCACCGCCATGCTGGTGCTGTTCGGCATCGGTTTGACCTTGGGCAACATGTGGGGTGGCAAGGCGGCGGACCGCTCGATCGAGCGGACCTTGATGGTGTCGCTTGCAGTGCTGATCGCCGTGCTGCTGGTGTTCCCGGCCACCTTGGGCTGGTCGCTGCCGACTGCGGTGGCGATCCTGGTGTGGGGGATAGCCAGCTTCGCCCTGGTACCGCCGTTGCAGATGCGCGTGATGGAAGCCGCCAAGGACGCGCCGAACCTGGCGTCGGCGGTGAACATCGGCGCGTTCAACCTGGGCAACGCGATTGGCGCGGCGCTGGGTGGCGCGGTGATCAATGCGGGGCTGGGGTATCCGGCGGTGTCGTATGCCGGGGCAGGAATGGCGGTGCTGGGGCTGGTGCTGACCCTTGCCTGGCGGGCTCGCCCGGTGGTGCCGGTGCAGCAGGCGACGGTATAA